One Maribacter cobaltidurans genomic window carries:
- a CDS encoding enoyl-CoA hydratase/isomerase family protein — protein sequence MGTDRENGSLYTSINGYVATVEFGHPASNSFVSELLDRLAKEFNKLSENKDVHVILLKSEGNKAFCAGASFNELMSVSNLEEGKVFFSGFAHVINAMRTCKKVIVGRVQGKTVGGGVGLAAACDYVYAHENASIKLSELSIGIAPLVIEPAVERKIGTGGLSELSLAPAEWKTAYWAQEKGLYAKVFDSISEMDKELDFFTNQLASYNPDGLAEWKKVLWKNTDHWEQLLVERAAITGGLVLSDFTKNALSKFRK from the coding sequence ATGGGAACCGATAGGGAAAACGGAAGTCTTTATACCAGTATTAATGGGTACGTGGCTACCGTAGAGTTTGGGCATCCGGCAAGTAATTCTTTTGTTTCTGAATTGTTGGACCGGCTAGCCAAGGAATTCAACAAACTATCCGAAAATAAGGATGTACATGTTATTCTGTTGAAGTCCGAAGGTAATAAAGCATTTTGTGCAGGAGCCTCCTTTAATGAACTAATGTCCGTTTCCAATTTGGAAGAAGGCAAGGTATTTTTTAGTGGTTTTGCCCATGTCATCAATGCCATGAGGACCTGTAAAAAAGTTATTGTAGGCCGTGTTCAGGGAAAGACCGTAGGAGGAGGGGTTGGTTTAGCGGCTGCATGCGATTATGTCTATGCACATGAAAATGCCTCGATAAAACTATCCGAATTGAGTATTGGGATTGCCCCTTTGGTGATAGAACCTGCCGTGGAACGAAAAATTGGCACAGGTGGCTTGTCCGAATTATCGCTGGCTCCTGCAGAATGGAAAACTGCCTATTGGGCCCAAGAAAAAGGGCTATACGCCAAGGTTTTCGATTCCATTTCTGAAATGGATAAAGAGCTCGATTTTTTCACGAATCAATTGGCATCCTATAATCCAGACGGTTTAGCCGAATGGAAAAAAGTACTTTGGAAAAACACGGATCACTGGGAACAGTTGTTGGTTGAACGAGCCGCCATTACAGGAGGTCTTGTTTTGTCTGACTTTACCAAAAATGCCCTTTCTAAATTTAGAAAATAG
- a CDS encoding 2OG-Fe(II) oxygenase, translating to MAGLAEQLEFEENPVYEQLIEDILRDGYSVMDNFFVAETVVGLRADLLNKYEEDQFKKAAIGNRTNEIIKSEIRGDFILWMDEAKINEVQGQFFKSINDFSVYLNKTCFLGILRKEFHYAVYPEGKFYKRHLDTFQNDDCRRLSVVCYLNEDDWLPEHGGELVLYLQDENGKEFAKSIYPMPGRTVIFESQKIEHEVKPANRQRLSITGWLKTR from the coding sequence ATGGCCGGATTGGCAGAGCAACTGGAGTTTGAGGAAAATCCAGTCTATGAACAGCTTATAGAGGACATCCTAAGGGACGGCTATAGTGTTATGGATAATTTTTTCGTCGCGGAAACCGTTGTTGGGCTTCGTGCCGACCTGCTTAATAAATACGAGGAAGATCAGTTTAAAAAGGCAGCCATTGGTAACCGAACCAATGAAATCATTAAATCCGAGATTCGAGGTGATTTTATTCTTTGGATGGATGAAGCCAAGATTAATGAGGTACAAGGACAATTTTTTAAGAGTATCAATGATTTTTCCGTCTATCTGAACAAAACCTGTTTCTTGGGAATCTTGAGGAAGGAATTTCATTATGCCGTTTATCCGGAAGGCAAGTTTTACAAAAGACATTTGGATACTTTTCAAAATGATGACTGCCGAAGGCTTTCCGTGGTTTGTTATCTAAACGAGGATGACTGGTTGCCCGAGCATGGAGGGGAGCTGGTACTGTACCTACAGGATGAAAACGGAAAGGAATTTGCCAAATCCATTTATCCCATGCCGGGAAGGACGGTCATATTCGAAAGCCAAAAAATAGAACATGAAGTAAAGCCTGCCAACCGACAGAGACTTAGCATTACAGGTTGGCTAAAAACCCGGTAA